AGAGAACCGCGAGCGTCGCCTGCTGCGCAACATCGAGCGCACCATGAAGCTGACCATTCCAGAAGTAGAGCTGCCAAATGCGGATCTGCTGGGTGAACGCCGTCTGGCTAAATTTGCCGCTAAAGTTCAGCAGCAGCTGGAAAGCAGCGATCTGGATCAGTACCGTGGCCTGCTGGCAAAAATTCAGCCTTCCGCTGAAGAAGAGCTGGATATCGAAACGCTGGCTGCAGCCCTGCTGAAAATGGCTCAGGGTGAACGTCCTCTGATCCTGCCACCAGATGCACCGATGCGCCCACGTCGCGAATTTAAAGAGCGTGACGATCGCTTCGAACGTCGTGGCGACCGTAACGACCGTGGCCCACGTGGCGATCGTCCGGAGCGTGGTGGTGAAGATCGTCCACGTCGCGAACGTCGCGATGCTGGCGATATGGAACTGTATCGCATCGAAGTTGGCCGTGATGATGGCGTTGAAGTTCGTCACATCGTTGGCGCTATCGCTAACGAAGGCGATATCAGCAGCCGCTACATCGGTAACATCAAGCTGTTCGGGACCCACTCCACCATCGAGCTGCCGAAAGGCATGCCGGGTGAAGTTCTGCAGCACTTTACCCGCACTCGTATTCTGAACAAGCCGATGAATATGCAGCTGCTGGGTGACGCGCAGCCTCGTCCAGAGCGCAGCGGTGAACGCCGTGGCGGTCGTGACGGCGGTGGTCGTAGCTTCGGCGGCGAGCGTCGTGAAGGCGGTCGTGGACCACGTCGCGATGGTGCTGGCGCTGGTGCCGGTGCAGGCCGTAGCTTTAGCGGTGAACGCCGTGAAGGTGGCCGTGGCCCGCGCCGCGAAGACGGTGCAGCAACCGCACGTCGTCGCTTTGGTGATGCATAATTGACCTATAATCTGCCGTTTTATTTTTAAACGGCAGTGAGAAAAGCCCCGGTTCTGGCAATCGGGGCTTTTTTTTTATCCCTTTTGTACTCATGTACTGGTACAATGAACCGCATAAGTCACTTTTGTACGCTATGCCTCTCTTCAGGGATTCGATATGACAACTTTAACCGCCACCGGAACAAAGCCCTCGTTAATCGGCGGCGTCATGATTATCGGTGGGACCATCATTGGCGCAGGGATGTTTTCCTTACCCGTAGTGATGTCGGGCGCCTGGTTCTTCTGGTCGCTGGCCGCGTTGGTGTTCACCTGGTTTTGCATGCTGCATTCCGGATTGATGATCCTGGAGGCGAATCTTAACTACCGCATCGGCTCCAGCTTCGACACCATGACCAAAGATCTGCTGGGAAGAGGCTGGAACGCGATAAACGGCCTGTCGATCGCCTTTGTGCTTTATATCCTGACCTACGCCTACATCTCGGCCAGCGGCTCTATCCTGCACCATACGTTTTCAGAGCTGTCGCTCAATGTCCCGGCTCGCCTGGCTGGTCTGCTCTTCGCGCTGGTCGTCGCGTTTATTGTCTGGCTGAGCACCAAAGCGGTCAGCCGCATGACGGCGATCGTCCTGGGCGCAAAGGTCATCACCTTCTTCCTGACCTTCGGCAGCCTGCTTGGGCACGTCACGCCGACAACGCTGTTTAACGTTGCGGAGAGCAATGCCTCCTATACGCCCTATTTATTGATGACGCTGCCATTCTGTCTGGCCTCTTTTGGCTACCACGGTAACGTGCCGAGCCTGATGAAGTACTACGGCAAAGATCCGCGCACCATTATCCGCTGCCTGGTGTACGGCACGCTGATGGCGCTGGCGCTGTATATCATCTGGCTGCTGGGGACGATGGGCAATATTCCACGCCCTGAGTTTGTCGGCATCGCCGAGAAGGGCGGTAACATCGACGTGCTGGTGCAGGCGCTGAGCGGCGCGCTCAACAGCCGGAGCCTGGATTTGCTGCTGGTGGTGTTCTCAAACTTTGCGGTGGCGAGCTCTTTCCTCGGCGTCACGCTGGGGCTGTTCGATTATCTGGCGGATTTGTTCGGGT
This region of Cedecea lapagei genomic DNA includes:
- the mtr gene encoding tryptophan permease; translation: MTTLTATGTKPSLIGGVMIIGGTIIGAGMFSLPVVMSGAWFFWSLAALVFTWFCMLHSGLMILEANLNYRIGSSFDTMTKDLLGRGWNAINGLSIAFVLYILTYAYISASGSILHHTFSELSLNVPARLAGLLFALVVAFIVWLSTKAVSRMTAIVLGAKVITFFLTFGSLLGHVTPTTLFNVAESNASYTPYLLMTLPFCLASFGYHGNVPSLMKYYGKDPRTIIRCLVYGTLMALALYIIWLLGTMGNIPRPEFVGIAEKGGNIDVLVQALSGALNSRSLDLLLVVFSNFAVASSFLGVTLGLFDYLADLFGFDDSALGRLKTALLTFVPPVVGGLLWPNGFLYAIGYAGLAATIWAAIVPTLLARKSRKRFGSPKFRVWGGKPMIALILVFGVGNALVHILSTFDVLPVYK